CGGACGCTTCGAGCGCCACGTCCGTGCCCGTGCCGATGGCGATGCCCACGTCGGCCTGCGCCAGCGCGGGCGCGTCATTGACACCATCGCCGACCATGGCCACAGGGCCGGCGCCCTGCTCCTGCAGCCGCTTCACTTCACGCGCCTTGTCCACGGGCAGCACTTCCGCCAGCACTCTGGTGATGCCCACTTCGCGGCCGATCGCCTCGGCCGTGCGGCGATGGTCGCCCGTCAGCATGACCACCTCGAGTCCCAGCCGCCGCAGCCGCGCGACCGCCCTGCGGCTTCCCGGCTTCACCGGGTCGGCCAGCGCGATCAACCCGGCGGCCGCGCCGTCCACTGCCACATGAACCGGCGTCCGGGCCGCTGCAGCCAGGCGCTCGGCCGCCTGCTGCAGAGCGGCGGTCGCCACGCCGCGCTCCTCCAGGAACGCGCGGTTCCCCACCAGCACGCGTCGCCCTTCCACCACAGCCTCTGCGCCCCGGCCGCCAAACGAGGCGAACTCCGCCGGCTCCGCCAGCGCCAGATCCTGTTCCCGCGCCGCCTCGACTACTGCTGCCGCCAACGGGTGCTCGGAGGCCCGCTCGACGGCTGCGGCCAGGCGCAGCAGCCTCCGCTCCGCCTCCCCACCCCAAGGGGCGACGCGGCGACGGGGCGACGGGGGGTCCAGCACGCCGTCCTCCAGGGCGGAGCCGCCGGCCGCGGCGTCGCCGTGTCGCCCACTCGCCGCGCCCAGGTGTGCGGACGAGGCCACGGCGATCACGTCCACCACCCGCGGCTTCCCCTCCGTGATGGTCCCCGTCTTGTCCAGCACCACGGTGCGGATGCGATGCGCCAGCTCGAGGCTGTCGCCGCCCCGGAAGAGCACGCCCCGCTCCGCACCCGCACCCGTTCCCACCATCACGGCTGTGGGCGTGGCCAGCCCCATGGCGCAAGGGCAGGCGATAATCAGCACCGTGACCATGGCGGCCACGGCAAAGGGGAGCGCAGGCGCCGGCCCGAAGACGAGCCAGCCAGCAAGGCTGAGCAGCGCCAACCCGATCACGATGGGGACGAAGACGCCCGCCACGCGGTCGGCCAGCCGTTGGATGGGCGCCTTCGTCGCCTGCGCCGCCTCGACCAGCCGGACGATCTGCGCCAGCGCCGTGTCGCGCCCCACCCGCTCGGCCCGGAAGCGGAACGCGCCGCTGCCATTGATCGTGCCGCCCACCACCTCGCTGCCCGGAGCTTTCTCCACCGGCAGCGCCTCGCCCGTGAGCAGCGACTCGTCCACTGCGCTTCGCCCCTCGAGCACTCGGCCGTCCACGGGGACGCGCTCGCCCGGCCGGACCAGGACGACGTCGCCTACGGCGACTTCCTCCACCGGGATGTCCAGCTCACCGGCGCCGCGCTGCACGCGCGCCGTGCGGGGCTGGAGCCCCAGCAGCCGGCGGATCGCCTCCGACGTGCGCCCCTTGGCCCGCGCCTCCAGCATCTTGCCCAGCAGGATCAGGGCAATGATGGCCGCGACCGCCTCGTAGTAGACATCCGGGGCGAGGCCGGCGCCCGTGAACACGCCCGGCGCGGCTGTGGCCGCGACGCTGTACAGGTAGGCCGCGCCCGTGCCCACGGCAATGAGCGTGTTCATGTCGGCCGTGCCGTGCAGCACGCCGCTCCACGCCCCGCGATAGAACTGGCGGCCCGCCCAGAGCACCACGGGCGTGGTCAGCAGCAGCAGCGCCCAGCGCAGCACGCCGGGATCCAGCGCGTAGAGCCAGGGCAGCGTCCGGGCGAGCGCGCCGGAGAGCGGCATGGTCAGCCGCAGGAACAGGTCCGCGTGCCGGGCTGCCGTCTCCTCCATCATCAGCGGCATCGAGGCCGCCATCGCCAGCGCCGCCACCACGGCCGAGAACCAGAACTTGCGGCGCAGCCGGCGGTACTCGAGCGCCCGCACCGCCCGCTCCCGCTCCACTGGGTCCGCCGCCGCCACCGGCTCCGCCAGCCGGTAGCCCGCACGCTCCACCGCGCCGGCCAGGTCGGAGGGCGACGTCGCCTCCGCCAGGTACGCGACCCGCGCCTGACCACTGGCTAGGTTGACGCTGGCAGCCACCACCCCCGGCAGCTCGCGTAGCTCGCGTTCGACTCGCTCGCCTGAGACCGCCCACTCGAAACCCTCGAGCTGCAGCACCGCCTCCGCCAAACGCGCGTCGTACCCCGTGCCACGAACCACCTCGACCAGCCCGGCAGCATCCGTTGCCGCCGGATCATAGAGCACTGTTGCCCGCTCGGAACCGAAGTTGACGGCCGCCTCCCGCACGCCCGCCGCCCGCTCCAGCTTCTTCTGGATGCGCGCCGCGCACGCCGCGCAGCTCATGCCCGTAATGGGGATGGTCAGGCGCGCAGCGCCGCCGGCGCTGGAGGCCGGCCGCGCCTGGTCTTCAACAGTCGATGCCTGCTGGCTCATGAATCCGTCCTCGGTGCATCTCGTACCTCGGCCGCCGTTGCGCCGCTCAGCCCCCGGAGCACGCCCATCACGTCCAGCTCGCGGCCCATAATGGCGATCTCACCGCCCACCTCCAGGCCCATCACCGCGCATGCTTGTACATCAGCTCCAGCACTTCTTGATAGGCGCGCTCGGCTTCCAGCGCCTCGCCCGAACGAAGCGCATCCGTGACACAGTGCTCCAGGTGATTGCGCATAAGCAGCTTCCCAACGCCCCGCAGGGCCTCGTGCACCGAGGAAACCTGCGTCAGGACGT
The Gemmatimonadota bacterium genome window above contains:
- a CDS encoding metal-sensitive transcriptional regulator, producing the protein METSIEGRVTRKARAVDVELQAQALARLKRIEGQVRGLQRMVAEGRYCADVLTQVSSVHEALRGVGKLLMRNHLEHCVTDALRSGEALEAERAYQEVLELMYKHAR
- a CDS encoding copper-translocating P-type ATPase; translation: MSQQASTVEDQARPASSAGGAARLTIPITGMSCAACAARIQKKLERAAGVREAAVNFGSERATVLYDPAATDAAGLVEVVRGTGYDARLAEAVLQLEGFEWAVSGERVERELRELPGVVAASVNLASGQARVAYLAEATSPSDLAGAVERAGYRLAEPVAAADPVERERAVRALEYRRLRRKFWFSAVVAALAMAASMPLMMEETAARHADLFLRLTMPLSGALARTLPWLYALDPGVLRWALLLLTTPVVLWAGRQFYRGAWSGVLHGTADMNTLIAVGTGAAYLYSVAATAAPGVFTGAGLAPDVYYEAVAAIIALILLGKMLEARAKGRTSEAIRRLLGLQPRTARVQRGAGELDIPVEEVAVGDVVLVRPGERVPVDGRVLEGRSAVDESLLTGEALPVEKAPGSEVVGGTINGSGAFRFRAERVGRDTALAQIVRLVEAAQATKAPIQRLADRVAGVFVPIVIGLALLSLAGWLVFGPAPALPFAVAAMVTVLIIACPCAMGLATPTAVMVGTGAGAERGVLFRGGDSLELAHRIRTVVLDKTGTITEGKPRVVDVIAVASSAHLGAASGRHGDAAAGGSALEDGVLDPPSPRRRVAPWGGEAERRLLRLAAAVERASEHPLAAAVVEAAREQDLALAEPAEFASFGGRGAEAVVEGRRVLVGNRAFLEERGVATAALQQAAERLAAAARTPVHVAVDGAAAGLIALADPVKPGSRRAVARLRRLGLEVVMLTGDHRRTAEAIGREVGITRVLAEVLPVDKAREVKRLQEQGAGPVAMVGDGVNDAPALAQADVGIAIGTGTDVALEASDITLVSGDLSGMVTAMRLSRRTMRIIKQNLFWAFFYNALGIPLAAGALYPLFGVLLSPVVASAAMAFSSVSVVGNSLRLRRAALLPE